From the Trichocoleus sp. FACHB-46 genome, the window CAAGGATTTCCCATTCTGCATCAGTCAGAGTGCTCGAATATGCCATGGCGACTAAACTAGAGGATTGTAGGTGCCTTTATTCACCATTATAAAGATGTCAAATCGGCTCTATAAGCTGTCATTGATGCAGGGGTGACTTGTTAACGAGTCAGAACTTCAAAGAATCGAGAAGGCGATCGCCCCTCTACTTCACTGGAGCGATCGCAGTCAAAGACAGTTTCTTGACTGTCCATTCTAAGAAGGAAGCTCAAAGCCGCTGTTTTACACTGAAGCCACTTGCCAGCAAGGAAAGGGGTTAGACTTTGATGCAATTTTGGTTGGTTATCTTGTTAGAGGCCATTTGCGGATCGATCGTTGGAGCTGTGGCCTGGGCTTACCTGATTGCAGCCTTAGCCGTTTTCCGGGCTAAAACCGATGCTCATTCTGGCTATATACCTGAACCAGCCGCTGATAAAGTACCGTTTTCTCTTGAAACAGTGCGGCTCATCGGTTCCATTGTGGCCCCTCTATTGAGCACTTATTTGATTTGGATCGGGATGCCACTCTCTTATGTCGTCATTGGAAGTGTGCTCCTAGCGGCCTGGAGCGTTGTGCTTTGTCCTGACTTCGAAGACCCGCACTCTTCTTGGTTTATTCCCTCTGCTTTTTATCTCCCCTGCTTGCCGTTATGTACCGTTCTGGCAAGCATCAGAGAGCTGAAATCCAAAATGACCAAAGGGCTATAAAGCCACAGACCCTCTCAAGTATTACTGCGAGTGTCAGAAACGAAGCGATCGCTCCTCCATCCCCAGCAGCCTTAAGCGATCGCCCCTGCAACTTTTCCCAAATTGGGGAACACAACCTCATCACTGAACTGCTGCTCGTCCCTGCCAGTTGTCCAGAATTAGGACATCTGTTTACACTGGCTCTGGAGTTGAAGAGCGATCGCCACACGTCCCAAATTGGGACAACTAACCAACAAAGACGAGTGGAGGCTTGGGGTTTCCTGGCTGCTGCTGAGCGATCGCGCTATTGTTAGGTATTTTTGGGATTTTGCGCGCTGGAGTCGGGTGAATCCCAATCATTTTCGTGTAGCTACGCAATAGTAATTCATGAATAAAGCAGCTTACGCCTCTACAAAACCCCTGACTCTAGTTGCTCTAAATATATGAAATCAGGAGACTTTACTCCAGCATCGGCTCTTATCTTCACAAGTTCAGGAGATTCAAAAAATCGCTTGGCATCCTCTATCGATGTCCAGGATGAGAAATGCACCACTTTGTTAGGATTACTTTCATACTTTAAGACCTGATACGCTCTCTCTCCAGCTTCCCTTCTTATATCGGAGGCATCATCGAAAATCTTCTTCCATGACTTATAGTCTTCAACTTCATGAATGATCAGTACATATTTCATGCTTTTTCTAACTTCTAGTATTTTGATTGACTAAACAAAGGCTTCGGCCTGCGTTAGCTTTCCGACTGTCAAAGCTGGGCCTAGGTTTTGCGTCACAGTGCGTCGCATCTTACGCTTCACTAGAGCGATCGCCCTTTCAACTTTCCCCCAATTGGGGAACGCAGCTTCATCAAAGCAGAGGCTGGCTTAGCTTCCTCAGATACTCCTACAGCCAATTATTCTCCTTAAGAAACTGAACTGCTGACATCCACCCTTGTATAACAGCAATTAGGGCTTTTATGGGTTTGTTTTCTATTCGAGCCCAAAAGCCTTGGTTCCACAAATCCCACTCAGTGCTACCCGAAGCATAAAGATTATTGCTTTTTATCCATGCTTCGGCTCTCTCGCCTGCTTCCGCTGGCAAAATCATCACTTCTGTTCTGCTCTATCGAAAATCAAGCTCCTAGCCCCGTCTCTTGAAACTCAGCTTGATTCGCGAAAATAGAGAAGGTCCGACTAATACCAGCTTCTTCTAGAAGAAGCTGAATGGGCTCATTGAGGGAGCATAGAAACAATTGCCCTTGGGCTGTTTGAACATCCTTGAGAATCGCGACTAAAATCCTTAATCCGGCGCTATCCATCGATTCGATCTCTTGAAAGTTAATCAAGAACGTCTTGATTCCAGCCCCAAGGGCATCCTGAATTTCCTCACGAACGTCGGTCGCAGAGGCACCACTAAAGTCTGGAGAGGGATAAGAAATCAGGAGGGGATTAGTCCGCATAGTATCTCTGTGGAGAAAACTAGTTTTAAGTATCCAATGATACATAAATTTCCACAAAGCACCGATGTTTAAAGTGTAAAGCTGAGGCTAGCAATCCTGAGCCAAAAATGTCAGTTCTTGCCGCGATCGCCTGTTACCCTTTACCAAACCCGATCGCACCTTTAACTTTTCCCAATTGGAGAACGCAACCCCATCACTGAACTACCGCTCATTCCCGCCAGTTGTCCAGAATTCGGACATCGGCTGGGATGAAATGCTTACCTCAATGAGGACGAGTGGGAGCCCTGGGGGATCTTGGCTGCTGAGCGATCGCTCAGCTTCAGCGGATGTTGAGCCAGGTCTTACAAAGCTCCCTTAAGTCAGGATACGTAGACACTATAAGAATTTGCAACATCAACCACATAAAATGTTGGGAACCCATTGAACAGATTCTTACAACTCGAAGGTCGTTCTATGTATCCTCTCGTCCTGTCTCATGAGGTCGTTTCAACCTTTTCCTTTTGGCATAGGGTGTACTTCAAGAAGGCATTTCTGCTGGTAAAGAGCTGTACGGTTTCTATAAAAAGTTCAATACCGATCAAAGACAGGAAGCTTTCAATACGGCAGTCAGTTTATCGGAGACGGGGATTGAAGTTTGTATTACTTGTCTACCGACTGCGTACAAGGTTTGGGTTAGCCTCAGAAAATTGGAGCAAGTTGCATTGTGTTTTTTGTTAAATGCACAGCCAGACGAAGCAACGCCTATTTAGCTAGCTAACAAGTTATCGAGACACTTCTAAGGCTGCTCTGCCTAGCTACAGACTTGATGAGAGCTGGGAATCAAGCTGAGCTGCTAACAGGTGAAACCTCAAGAGAAGCTTTTGCGAGAGCCAAGGATGCAGGTTTAACCGTCGTAGGGTGGAGCCTGTCAGCATCAAACCGCAACCTTTAACTGCTGAGCGATCGGAGTGAAGACTTAAGAAATCCTTAACTTGT encodes:
- a CDS encoding antibiotic biosynthesis monooxygenase → MKYVLIIHEVEDYKSWKKIFDDASDIRREAGERAYQVLKYESNPNKVVHFSSWTSIEDAKRFFESPELVKIRADAGVKSPDFIYLEQLESGVL
- a CDS encoding STAS domain-containing protein; translation: MRTNPLLISYPSPDFSGASATDVREEIQDALGAGIKTFLINFQEIESMDSAGLRILVAILKDVQTAQGQLFLCSLNEPIQLLLEEAGISRTFSIFANQAEFQETGLGA